The Silene latifolia isolate original U9 population chromosome Y, ASM4854445v1, whole genome shotgun sequence sequence GCCTCCTAAGTTGCTTCCTCAACATTTTTATTGGACCATAGAACCTtgagcaacactgtttccccatatctagttttgcgaaccttgtgatcaagaatctcttttggcacttcaagttaggacaaggattcatctaactcgatgttctccacctctaacaaaTGAGAAGGGTCACTCACGTACTTCCttaactgagacacatggaacacattatgtacacgatctaaagctggtggcaaagctaaccgataagcaacctctcccacacgatctaagatctcatacggaccaatgaacttttggcttagcttccctttcttaccgaaccgcattaccccacgcataggtgacactttcaaaaggaccttatccccaacctgaaactcgatgtccCGACGGTATAAGTccgcatagctcttttgtcgatcctgggccactttcatcttttgccgaatcactttcacttgttctatcatctcctgtaccatgtctggtcctaaaaccactgccttagcactatcatcccagcaaatcggactcctacacctcctcccatacaaagcctcaaacggatcCATCCCAATATTCGTAttgtagctgttgttgtaagagaactcgatcaaatccaacctatcatcccaactaccaccaaactccatcacacaagccctcaacatatcttCCAAAGCCTTGATTGAtctctctgtctgtccatctgttgcaggatgaaatgcagtactcatcttcaaggtagttcccatcaactcctacaactcttgccaaaaccgagaaatgaaTCTCGCATCCCGAcctgacacaatgtcctttggcaccccatgtaacctcaccacatgcttcctatagccatttgccaactgcaccttactccatgtatctttcattggaataaagtgagctgacttagtcaaacggtcaacgatcacccatatcatgttattactttgttggctcctcggtaaacccactatgaAATCTATGGAGATaaattcccatttccactcaggtacctcaagggactgaatcttaccctgtggtcttCGCTGCTATCCTttgactctctgacatgtcaaacacctagccacaaATTCATCTGTCTcccttttcatcccaggccaccaaaaagtcttcttaagatccctataaagcttgtcaccacccggatacACTAAATACgcagtgcaatgagcctctgtcatgattgtctttctcAACTCATCATCCTTAGGCaaacaccatctcccatcaaaccgaacattCTCATtagaatgaatagagaaccgagacattgtccctttctctactccagccctccactcctgaatcttaaaATCAAGAGcttgtttcctgcgaatatcatcataaagatctggttcCACTGTCAAGTCTCTCATAGCATGCCCTTTTtgaatcacatgtatccccatcttacctacctcatctctcaacctcatcaaagacatggttgtgcatagagaatgcacactcttcctactcaatgcatcagcaaccacgtttgctttcccttcatggtatatgatatccatgtcataatcctcgataagctccatccacctcctctgtctcatgtttagctccttttgagtaaagatgtactttaaactcttgtgataaaaaaacaccttaaaggtcgccccataaaggtatgcctccaaatcttgagagcaaacaccactgcacccaactctagatcatgcgtcggatagttctcctcataaggcttcagttgcctagaagcataggcaatgactttcccgttatgcatcaacacacaacccaacccgttctttgaagcatttgtatacacctcaaagttctcactgcCCTCAGGAAAAGCTAaaactggagctgtggtcaaacgctcctttaatgtttggaacgccttctcacaactttcgtcccaacgaaacctgttctctttcctcatcaacgcggtcATTGGTCTGGCAATCttcgaaaagtctttcacgaaccgtcgataataccctgccaaacccaagaagcTCCTAATCTCAGCCACAttatttggtgcttcccacttagacactgcctctatcttgctaggatcaacagatacaccctctttagaaatcacgtgacccagaaaagccattttctctaaccagaactcacacttagacaactttgcatacaactggtTGTCACGCAGAGtttgcaacaccaacctcaaatgctcatcgtgctcctccttagtcttggaatagaataagatgtcatctataaacaccaccacgaactgatctaagaactgactgaaaactcggttcatcaaattcataaacactgctggtgcaatatataactcaaacggcatcaccacatactcatagtgaccatacctcgatcaaAAAGCTGTCTTTGTtatgtcttcatcccgaatcctcacctgatggtaccctgattTCAGATCAATCTTTAATAAGACTCCGaccccactcaactggtcaaaagATCATCTATtcttggtaaaggatacttgttcttcactgtaacactcttcaactccctatagtcgatacacaacctcaagctcccttctttcttcttcacaagCAAAACTGGAGCttcccacggcgatacactaggtctaatgtaccccttttctatcaaatcatccaactgtttcttaAGCTCCCCTAACTACTTAGGACCCATGcagtacggggccttagagatcggtcacgtccctggtttcaactccatactaaaatctatctctctctttggtggtaaacctggtatctcctatggaaaaacatctggaaactctcctaCCACATGTATCTTATCTGTCGTCGGCTCTACCATATTAtgatctttcacatggcatagaatcaaaggacttcctcaagtaagacttcaaggtcaccgcagcaatcactttgactttgagTTTAATAAAAAACCCACAATAAGACACGCGAACTCcattaggacctctcaaagaaactttgttttggtgacaatctattctagccttgtacttacccaaccaatccatcccaactatcatctcaaaaccatctataggaaattctaacaaatccactagAAAAtaaacctgcccaactatcatggatacccccttatataacctcccacaagacactgaTTCACCCAATGGTATAAAAACTTATATCTTTTACAGACTTAAACTCTCTCAAACCTATAGACTTAGCATGACccgacgatacaaaagagtgtgacgcccTTGAATCAAACGAAAAAAATgtagaaacatcattaacaagaaaggtactggTGATCACGTGTGGATCATCCTCAgtagctttcttgtccatcataaataATTTTCCATTGATCTTTTGTCCACCCCTTGTACTGTGCTTGCTGAAGTAGAAGGCTTGGCAGCTGACATCTGATTGTTGTTACCcgccggtttctgataagaattaccgctatTGCGGTTGAACCCACCGTTGTTGGTACTCTGCCCTCCCTTATTgatccatgacccagctggtcggTTTCTAGCATAACTCTATGTCGGACCCTGCGAAAAGCTTCCCTCTGATGGCCTCTGAACACCTCTTCCCCCgacactagtacactcatgcctcttgtggcccattccgccacagttaaaacacgAGATACTCcaactgctactactacctcgaCCACGACCATAAGAAGATCCACCACTGAAATCCGATCCCGATAAATAAGCCCTTTCCTGGTTGTGGTTACCCCTAttgtaactggactgaccaccaccatcactctcagcctttctcttttccGGACCCCTTTCTTTGTTTTCCTTGGCCATttcgaccaacctctcagctcctcctgctctctcataaacttccttaacatcagtaaggaccccaaccggtagcttctccatgatctgatAAGTCTACCCCTTCTCGAAGCGCAGTGCTAAATTCTCCTGATttagccccatatcctcagcatatcttgatttctcattgaacttgtgataatactcCACCACTATCATATCCGagatcatcttgaaagaatcaaactcctccctcaacttactacgaacatgctctggaacgaactcctttctcatagctctcttaaactcgGTCCATGGAATAGCATACTTACCCTGCTTCAGATAAAGGTCTATGGCACTCTCtctcaccttgtcccaccactccccCGCTACATATCTCAGGTAGATCGCAGCTTATTCTACCTTAAACTCTTCGGGACAATGTACCACTCccaagatattctccatctctcggtgccaattgtcgagcaaaatcgGCGCACCTGTACCCATGTAGTTCGTTGGGTTGAAGCGGGATATTGTAATGCTCATCTTGACAAAGTCTATCCCGGCATCCTTATCTTTCCCAAACCTCTTAAGAGCCTCGGTAAGCGCAtcctgatgctcaagcatcttggcaatcTCATAAACACTCATCTCCTACGCCCTATCATACATACCAGACatctttggcggcatatctttaagctataagaggagagataaacgtaaacacatagcctacggctcaaagaaAATATGACCCGCACATCACCTACGCGATCGAGTAaccacacctactcgatcgagtagaggtcactcgatcaagtTACGCACTTACTCGAACGAGTACCCCAACTCCAAAACCTGACCAGAACTAACATAAAACACACTCGATTGACTCacatacgtactcgatcgagtagccgatacttgatcgagtactccccttactcgatcgagttgcacaAAACAGCAGCTACTGCTCAACGTACacatatacccactcgatcgagcttagtccactcgatcgagtccaccatactcgatcgagttacccttactcgatcgagtcatgctgacgattctaactacccgcatgcctttaactttataacttttcatcAAAATAAAACATACGTATACAACATATTCTATTCACACATTACTAAtattgccacattataaatcattttACCATACAACATGCTTCACCACAAATCACATTATCATATTCAATTACCTTCATCTTCTCCACCATATCCTCCATTCAATTACATATAatccatccaacatattcatatgaacattagtaaacacaaagcaatccccatgacaccccatagtgaccgtttcaaagttgtagggcgagttcacgactttaggacgtctcccaagtctttgcattaccTCCTAACagctcctacccgggttcattttattttgactccttaagttcattagattcatttgttacaggttccaaaattgtcgctctgatacaactttgtaacaccctcatacaccaaggtgccttaccaaaacaacctaatgcatgagagtgctactctctcggttgcccgaggcaatgtatatcaaatagaccatcaaagaacatactttaaataaatattttaagtgattacatgccaaaacgaaactgataaaatacgatacAAGTATTCCAATCCAAACACCAACTAAACAAATGAAAATGTCTCGAcataacagcggaagactactagctGAGTCTTGGTGACTCATCCGCAGCTAAACCTCGTGCATCCAAGTCATACTTTCTCAATaagtgctcaccatccccgaatggatcaccacagtttttaaaacaattaaacggggtcagttactgcatacacaatataagataatacaacaacaaATACACAGTCACAAttcaccaacaccgtcacatcaccaatcatctaaCTAGCCTAAAggtatagccctgccagattaccagtcgcaacaagtaatccactccaccagtgggggaccgcagccgttctcacctaagccccgctcatctccatcgagcgatcaacccatgttccttaatgtgcacatcccgcttgtgacaggaaccacaaggggtgaatcaagggcgtgaagccactcccaaaagtgactccactcagccgagggcgcacctcgcgaaacATGGACAAAGAACAATAAACAgttacaatatcaacaatactaaaatcaattacgatataatcacatGCCAATCAACCATCAACCTCCTCATAATCatgtatacaataactgagtaggaaaccctacctggaatgtaaTCACCACAATTCGACACAATCAGCGGATCAAAagggctcctctacgaaatcacctcctatcaacatatAATCGAATAATCACAATCCAAAATCAACAATACTTCCAAAATCCCCAAATTATCCAATCAGGGTTTAACCGAAACTAACGAATCAAtataaaaactgtactaggatcttacccacaacacGACGATCTCAAAGGTGTAAAGAACTCCAAAATCCGACGACTCAAGCCCTTTGATTTGATATCAATGTGGGAGAAGAATGCAACGTagttttgttttctctttgtaaaATGTTTAGAATAAGGTAGAAGTAACTGAAACTGGTGAAAAGGTACTTTATATATCATTCTCGCAGTGCAATCAAAACCCGgccaaaaacccataaaaacaaatgtactcgatcgagtaactgaggtactcgatcaagtagtccCTACTCGagcgagtacccatcaggcagagcactgtccagaatgcaaaactcacttactcgatagagtaagccttactcgatagagtaagccttactcgatagagtacccaacagctcataaaactgtagtattacataTAGGACCGCTTTTAAGACACCTATTGACACCTCGCCATATAGGTTAGTCTATGAGGAAGCTTGTCATTTGCCAGTTGAGATGGAGCAAAAAGCATATTGGGCAATCAAGGAGCTTAATTTTGATGCTACTCTATTTGGAGAGAAAAGGTTATTGCAACTTAATGAACTTGATGAATTTCGTTTGCAGGCCTATGAAAGTTCCTGTCTCTACAAGGAGAAGACTAAGCGGTGGCATGGCAAGATGATACTCAAGAAATACTTTAAAATTGGTGATAAAGTGCTCTTGTTCAATTCCCGTTTCAAGCTTTTTCCCGGAAAGTTAAGGTCAAAGTGGTCCGGTCCATACACCGTCACTAATATCACCAAGCTTGGCTCTATTGGAGTGATGACCACAAATGGGGAGAagttcaaagttaatggccacCGATTGAAGATTTATCACGAGAATGCTATAAATGGAGTTGTGGAGGAAGTTTTCTTGGAACTTCCATCTTTGGAGAATTAATTTCTCAAGCTACATTACGTCGTGCATGACTTAAAATCAACACTTCTTGGGTGGCAACCCGTGTGTTTTGTTGTAATTTTGAACAATTTATTGCTTTCGTAGAATAAGAGACAATTTTAATGTAGTTGGTATTTGAATTGTGATTTGTAGGttaaaaaagaagagaaagaagccaTTTTAAAATTTGGCACACTTCCCCATGTTGTCCGGGACGTAGCCAAATTACTTTAAGCAACAAAGGAAAGGATAAAAATTGAAGAAATCCGAAGAACAAGCAAAACAAAATCAGACGAACCCATAGGTCATTCCCTGATTTGGGCATACCTTACGCCACAGCTTTGGAAaagctaatctccaaaggaaagctcaaaccgattggtccaactccggaccctctaccaaacaagcgaggtcggAGATGGAACAGAGAAcaatattgccaatatcatcaaggtcGTGGACATGATACTAAGATGCGTCTCCCCCCTGAAAGGTGTCATCCatgatatgattgaaaagggcgaattaccacaacctccctctgtaaacaacaagaacaaccctCTCGAGAACCCTGTTGAACACAGTCAGGAACTtttcctagactgctctcatcttaTCTCTTCTAACGATGAGAAGATTCATGCAATAGATGGGGATGGCATACAAAACGGTATAATCATGCTCTCCGTCTCCCTCAAAAACATACTCTCAAAGCTACAAGTGGTTATCGATGATTTAAACACGTGGGTAGCTAATCTGGAGAAAAATTTTGGCAATGCCGCAAATGAACTTGACCACCAAGGAGAAGACCAACACCCAATTCACCAACAAGCAAATGCTGAAAATGAGGAACCGTCTGATGGTTCCCATACCCacgaacccaccaacaaagaacatgaaattgcctcaccaaaatccccTTCAAAATACTAAGCAACATCCAAAATACTTcccattgacaatgaccaaatcctgtttccgcccaggattgacaaaaacaaaactcataaAAATTTCCCTAAAAATACCAATGTTGAAACCATGGGAAAACATGAAAGGTTATTCACATATCTTGGAATAACATATGACactgctctggagatacttgcttctgaaggattactgcaacccattggtccaactccgaaCCCACCCGAAAACAATAGAATCTCTTTCTGGAACAtaaatgcctattgccaatatcatcaaggcaagggccatgataCCGAAACGTGCTATAAGCTGAAGaatgtcattcaagatatgaCCGAAGCTGGCAAAATCTTGGCTGGCCACACCTcgcagtcaagacaatcctcttagatgtctcaagtcaaacagcaaagTCGAACGTTATCAAAGGAAATTCACTAACCTCAACACAACTTATGTCGTAACTCTTAAAAGGCTTATGACTGAAGAGAAGCTACAACAATTCGGCCCACTCCAGACCTGCCTAAACagaagaaaacccgtttctgggatgACAAcacctattgccaatatcatcagggaaaaggtcatgatactaaagcatgcttcaaactgaaacatgttattcaagatatgatcgacaaccatgaactgatagTTTCATTCTTaagccaaccaagtgatgaagccAACCCCAATGGGTGTCTCATTCTGCACGGACATGGAAGCCTTATAGACTATTGTCCTcataacatcccaaacaacgagagtgaagtgctcaagtgggtcaatgctcaagaccaaacATTTAAGCCGCTGGATGCTGAAGCAGAGATCTTTgaagaggaaagtgatgattaggagtccgtatctgaGATTGAGGTCGAGTccaagtcttaggctttctcatatctatcccaaTGTCTGTTCTtctattcctaagtgacaaactggagGGGCTGTCCCCACAAGTCACGCATGTTCTTCGAGTTTGTGTCAATCTATTATTTATCTAATTAAAAGCACAACTTTCAtatattcttctctcttcctttaccatttctcgttgacaacgagaattgatttgagatttgatttaaaacaaacaatatgttccaatgcTATGTGAGTACATTCAAGTGACGTTTTGTACTGAGTAAGCAAAGGACCCGGAACTCCGTGTctattttctttacctattccatgtctagcaatagaaacctttcattagcacccaatttagaacaaGCTTTTAGAAAAGGGATTCCATGATGAACCCATATAACAAACCCAAAACTCTCCTTGtttatgatcaatgacggaaggcaagcccattccccacaaaaaagcCCATCACAAGACACCAACCTCCAACCGTCGGGTACGTCCCCGGCTGTACCTTCACCATCCTCGAGCGCAGGACGATGAAGAACGAGTTAATCCAAGCCTACCACTTtccaaaaaaaaacaaccaaaatGAAGCAAACCACCAGAACAAAGAAAACCACGCATCAAAACAAAGCAAACCGCCAAAACGAGGGAACCCTACAAGCCACCAACTACCAAAAAAACAACAAAGCAACGGAAAACACATACCTCCAGAAATAAAACCTGGACAAACCAAAATTCCGGACCaatcagtccaaaacaccaaaaccGCGGACTAATGAGTCCAAATCACCGAAATCCCGAAcaaatgagtccaaaacacctaaatcccggaccaatgagtccaaaacaccaaaatcctagaccaatgagtccaaaaaaCCAGAAtcccggaccaatgagtccaaaacacccaaAACCCAGGACCAATGAGTCTAAAACAACAGAATTTTGGAATAATGAGTCCAAAAGACCCAAAACCCAGGAGCAATAAGTCCAAAACATCAAAAtcccggaccaatgagtccaaaacacccaaAATCCAgaaccaatgagtccaaaacggCAAAATCACAGACCAACGAGTCCAAAACATCCAGAACCCatgaccaatgagtccaaaataccaaaatcctggaccaatgagtccaaaacaccaataCCGCGAACCAATGAGTCCAGAACTCCAAAACCCAGGACCAATAATTCCAAAACACCGAAAtcccggaccaatgagtccaaaacaccaaatccaggaccaatgagtccaaaacaccaaaaccgcggaccaatgagtccagaaCACCAAAACCCAAGATAAATAagtccaaaacatcaaaattCCGGACCAATTTgtccaaaacaccaaaatccAGAActaatgagtccaaaacaccaaaaccGCGGACCAATTAGTCGAGAACACCAAAAAataggaccaatgagtccaaaacaccgaaatcccggaccaatgagtccaaaacaccaaatccaggaccaatgagtccaaaacaccaaaaatgCGGTTCAATGAGTTGGGAACACCAAAACcaaggaccaatgagtccaaaataccaaaatCCGGACcagtgagtccaaaacaccaaaatcTCGGACCAATGAGTCCACGCTAAAACCCAgaaccaatgagtccaaaacaccaaaataTCATGTCAAAAAGCTCAAGTAAGAGCTCAAAACTTGTCAATTAACAACACACACAACCTTCtccacccctaagtccttctagagactatcacaaggagacctatctaggatcctggggattacCCTCAAGATCATAACGAACATTGCTTCACccataagtccttcta is a genomic window containing:
- the LOC141627895 gene encoding uncharacterized protein LOC141627895 — its product is MEQKAYWAIKELNFDATLFGEKRLLQLNELDEFRLQAYESSCLYKEKTKRWHGKMILKKYFKIGDKVLLFNSRFKLFPGKLRSKWSGPYTVTNITKLGSIGVMTTNGEKFKVNGHRLKIYHENAINGVVEEVFLELPSLEN